The Triticum aestivum cultivar Chinese Spring chromosome 5A, IWGSC CS RefSeq v2.1, whole genome shotgun sequence genomic sequence GCGTGTGTCGGCGGCCggggtattgtgacggtgtcaagGAGAGGAGCACCCGTACTCATGCCCCGAGGATGTAGCTGATGTTCGGTGAACCTTGTTAACAAATCTTGGTGTCCTATCTCGTGTGATTGTTCGTTTCTCGGATGATCGATTATGCGTCTTGGATTATTCTAACATGTAACCCTATATACGAGGAATAAAATTAAGAAACAATTTTATGTCACTACTTAGTTTTTGGAGCAATAGTTTTAGAAAGCAGTACCGTGATTAAATGATATTTCCTCCCAAAAATTATTATAGTTTTGTAGCAATTAATAATTTTGACTTGTAGAAATTTAAGTACTAACAGCATGGTTTCGTTGATAATTTCACATTCCACTATACACGGGCATGGCCTTTGGGTTCCAGGGAGCATTTCACATTCCACTATATACGAGGAATAAAATTAAGAAACGATGAATAGTAAGTTAAAAAATAATACTCCATACGATCCTTATAAGTGGTTGTTGATTTAGTACAATTTTATAAAGAAATCAGCAACAATCCTTATTAATTGTCGCTCAACTAATATGTATTGAGGGAGTAGCAACTTTTTCAATGTTTTTTAATATTTTTGTGTGACAACTCACAATTTTGATGCGAACCAGAACGATAGTGTTTCATCAATATTAAAAACAAAGTTACGTGGTCAAGAAATGCGAAAAATTTGACGTTTTTCCTGCACAGATCAAAATGCTTAGGCTTTACACCTAAACATTTGCAGATAACATTTGGACGTAAAAATATactacatttttattttattttagtatttttttttggcATTTGCAAAAATGTTTTTTGGCGTGCAGGAGCCAATGCTCCCTAGAGCCCTACTGGATATCCGACTACACACATCCATTTTTCTTATAACACTATACACATTCATCCGTGCTGAACAAGAAGAGAGACCTTACAACATCGCTCATCAGTCACTGCCTCGTGGAGCCCACTCTGGACATGGCAGAAGATCGCCCAAGCCGAAGAAACATGAGATGACACACACAgcacaccaacacaagaactctCTTTCGGATGTGGCAAGGTTCCATTTCAGGTTCAGTTTCAGAGCACAAGGGCTCAGGATCTACATCAGCTGGTTGCCGACGGGGTCAACGACGAAATGCAGCTCGAGACATCTCTCGGTAACCGGATGAAATTTGGATGTCCACATCTGCACCTCACAAGACAGGCACAAAGGAATTGTTAAAAATGGAACTTCATCAAGCATTTGTGACAAAATCGAGTATGGTGCTTGCTGTGCATTATTCTTGCTGTCATGGGTAGGGAGTTTCAGAGTTGTTGAACTCTGTGTCTCCTGATTTTAGACAACAAATCATCATCATTCTGTAAGACTAGCTTCAGCTTCTGTTTTGGAAATGCACCAAATgatattttctgatcattttttagaCTGCAACAGTTACTAGGTTCTTTTTTAGGTCCCCAAAAGGTTCAAGGTTCTGAATGTTCTAAGTTGTTGAGCTGAAGTTACACAAAAGCGAAACAAGTTTTCAGAACACTTATTTAATTATGTCAATCTCTTATTGTTGTTCCATCCATGATAGAAACAAGATTCCTCTTCCAAACCCATTAATAACAGAATTTACTGACTCCcaaattcctttgaaaataaaagtgtttatgtggtttgtccataaacaagttattttaaccaaggacaacttgataaagcgtaattggacaggacctactaggtgtagtttctgtgatcggaaTGAGACAATcaaacatctcttttttgattgcccgttggccaaagtactttggcagacggtccacattgcttttaatatcaatccaccgaattctgttaacgcattatttgggacatggcttaatgggattgagcctgactTAGAGAGACACATTCGGGTTGGTGTTTGCGCTTTgatgtggactatctggacttgcagaaatgatttggtttttaacagaatatcatatatccactttttgcaggttatattccgaactacggcactgatccgttcgtggtcgctactcaccccGACGGAGGCCagagagcatttggttactggatctttccgctgggagatggtagctcgggatatcttcaaccggtttggatggcggtcatgtaataggataggcatttagtTTACCTACCTagttttagccagccggttgtggcatcttttcatggctagttggtgtttctagcccgttttggctctgtgtgagctttctTTACTTTTTCATTACTTTTGGAGACCTTGGAACCATGTTCGCACTGCtttatttggttaataagatggccgtatgcatcactctgatgcagaggccggggagtcccccttttcaaaaaaaaaaaactgactCCCAAATTCCTATCGATGAAAATGCAGAAGTCTTACATCCTTGTATTCCGTGCTCTCCTTGAATAATTTGAAGTCGTCAACTGCAGGAAACAAGAAAATTGTAGTAATCGGCCCCGCCGACGATCCCCGTCATCTAGCTTTGCTATACATCTATATAATTCAGGGACTCTGAAAGGGAACAAAAACAAAATGTAGGGAGAACTTACTTGATGGAAAACGGATAACTGCAGCGTGACTGTACAGACTATCCATATGATCCAGACAGCAACCTGCTTTTTGAAATATAATATCAGGATTGGTTCTTTCAGACCAAGGAAAAATTATGCAGGGGAAAGTTTGTGCAAATTACAATTTTTCAAGCAGATCAAGATAGAAGGTGCACTGCAAATTAATTGTCATATTGGAAATCTGACGGCAGAAGAAAAATAAACCCCTTTTTTGTCATACCTGAGGTTGCCTGAACAATGAAAGAATTGTAGTGGATGATCAGCTTTTGAAGATGGGCTAATGCATCCTCCACAGACTCTCTGGATGCAGTCTCCAGGAAAGATATCAACAGCATAAACTCGACTCCGTAGTTGAAATCCTGTTGAGCAAAGCAAAAATTATGTTCAGATCAGATGCAATGCTAAGCAAAAGAGGAAGATGACAGTCAATTACGTTACCTCGCCCCTCCGAAAGAGAGGGATAATGTCATCTTCCACCTCAGATTCAAAATCTACAGAAACCAAGCCCTGTAAGTTATCCAAGCAGTGACTCTCACAATGCAATGAGATCAGTACAGTCTAAGAACTGGAAAGGAGGATTACGCGGTGAGGCGTACATAGGAAACGGGTTTCACATGCTCGTCGAGAACATTGAAATAGTATGAGCTATTCTGGAACTTTGCAATGTCTTCTTTCTGTTGGAAACGCATGAATACAGCATGCGTGAAGCTCTCGCTATTAGGGCCCTCTATGCGGCCTGCACCCAAGAGACACATGTTTGCAAATATATAAATTCAAAGTGCAGTTCAGTACTCGAATGAATTTTCCATCAATAGATAGATGCAAGTCCCTTACCTAATGACACAGTGAGTATCCCTCTCATCTGATACTGAGATGTATATAAGTAATCAAGCATGTCCTTTTCTTCAGCATCTGAGATGTTTGGCTTGGCTCTGAGCAGAATAATGTGCTCCACTATCTTTCTGCCAATGCTACCAAGTCAGCGTGTGTACTACTATAACGCCATGTAAATCTGAGGATGAACATTTCAGTTTTGTGGTCTCAAGGTAAATCATTAGCTCGAACAAGAGTTCCGCACCTTTTCTTCACAGTATCACTAGATGGAGCGCCATTGTTGGGTCCAAATACGCTGCGAGGGGAATGGATTGACCTGCTTCTTGTCCCCCACCATCTACAATCTGCACCAGGAAGATTTAGTTCAAAGTTGGGTATATGCATATACTTGGAAAAAAGCATAAAGATCAAGCAAGAACTAGATCAAGATCTGACATCGGCCGAAATTCCGCGGCGGGTGGCGGCGATGCAGCCCAAAACAGCTCGCAACAGGGCGTGTAGTTTGAGAGGTCTGAGCTAGAAACGGCATCAGCATCCTGAAATTGCTGAGCTCGGAAGCTTAGCTCCCATTGTTGTTGTGGAGGCTTTATGGATTCTGGGGTGGAGCTGTGGGTGTGGTAATGTGGTATCTGCAAGCAAGGGTGCCTCACCAGAAGTTGGTGGTTGGAGCGTATGGCACTGTCCTTTTCCATTCTGCCTCTTTAGTTTCTGATATTTCTTGTGGCCAGAAAAATTGCTGGCTAGCGTATGGCTCTAAACATACCAATCACCATCAAAAAATCAGAACCCAAGTTCTGAACCTTACAAACTTAAGAAACCTGAGACCTTGACTTTCTTTCCAGACTCTGAAGGCCCTACATGATGAAAGCGGCATAAGACAAGGTGTGTGTTCAAAAATACATATGAGCAGAATCAAATGTAGATATAATGATTTTGGGAGCCAATAAGAAACCGAACCCACTTGACACTCGGGTTGACCAACTCTGTATGGATACTCTCCTTTCATCCTTGAAGCAGCGACAGCCTGAATTCGATCAAAATAACTGAAGTAAGGACAAAGATAACAATTAAGCagattttcttttttgaaaaggaggatagaCCCTGGGCTCtgtatctggacgatgcatgcggccattttattaattattcacagaaaccatacaaagtaatacatcagtcagccttaagccaccatctaggcaacacTTGCTGCTACTCCTATCCCATTGATGAAAGTGTGCCCAATATCCGCTCCGAATACCAAACGGACATCGCACCAaaccctaacatctaaagccggatgtcCCAGCCCAGCCACACACCGGGACTGGGTCCCATACCGGGCCAACGCACTCTCAGAGGCTGCCACCACCATCTTCCACCAGTCCATCTCCAGAGCAGTAAATGACCCATCGACCTTGCCTGGCCTGCCGTCGACGTCACCACGACGCGAAACAACTCCACCATGCTGCAGTGCTGCATGTATCCGTCCACGCGCGACCGTCGCTGAACCTCCGCGGTGCCATGCCACCGGGATCCGTCGTCAGTCTTGCGGTAGATGAGACACCGCTCTTCCGCTTGTCCCGTCAAACCAGCACTTGCTCAAAAGGATGCCCACAGGAGGGATAATGGCATCAAAGGTACCATCATTGTCTGATCCGGTAGATCCAGATCTAGGTTTCCTCCGAAGTATCACGAGTGGGGTGCCACGACCTGCAACAATGATGCCTCGAGAAGAGAACGATGTCATAGACGCCTCCATTGTTCGCCATGACCGAagtcggcgcgattttcaccggaagtcGCGTCCCACCAACCTCGCAGCTAGTTGGAACCGAATGGAGCCTCGCCATGGAGACGAGGGTCGTCGTCGGCACGCCGGCAGGGAGCCTCTAGCCGCCCCTCACCGGTCTTCCTCACGCCACCGGCCGGCCAAGGCCATACCGATACGGATCTGGACAAGATGCCGGATCCGCAGCCATCGGGGCCACCCATGCGCATGCAGCCGCCACACTGCCGGCCATGAAGGCTCCCATCGCCGCCGCACTGCAGGGGCGCAGCCCTGACTGCCACCCCCGGCCTCCTCGCATGAGACACCGCCTCCGCCTCATAGGGTCCGCCGTGGCGACTATCCGCCCTGGATCTGCGGTGCAGAGCCCGCCGCCATCCGGTCCCTATATCTCGCTTACAGCGTTGCCTGAAGGAATACTCCACGTGTAgctgttgggccggcctatttttCCTGTTTGTTCTTGTTCGCTTCTATATTTTAGCGAAGTTTGTTCTTGTTCACTGGGCAATCAAGACGCTTTTGCTTTTGTTGGGTCTGTACTGGTTTTTGGCTCGGTTTTTTTGGTCATCACTTTCTTTTTCTCTTTGGTTTTCATTGTTTCTTGATTCGCtttctttgttttttctgttttctttgtaTTTTACtgatttctttgtttctttcttgatctttattgttttttctttatttttcactAGTTTTCTTTCTCGGTTTTCGTTTTTTTCCTTTCCTTATTTTCTTCAGTATTTTTAGTTTCTTTTATGCTCCTTTTGTTGGTTTTAATTTTTTAACACAAGTCTAccttatttgaaaaatgtttattgTAAGTACATGATATATAATTTTAGTGTACACGTGAAAATTTTGATACTCGTTGAATATTATTCAATAAAAAAAATTTGAGACAAGAATATTATTCAATAAATGGTTTTGAATACATGGTTAACCTTCttcaaatacacaatgaacatttttctaatgACAATAAATATTTTCTTAAACTACGCAAACATTTGTTAGCATTGTATAGAAAATTAAAAAAACTTCATGGACATTTTTCAAAAACACGTTATTATTTCTTTAAAATATCATGTACATTTTTTAACCTacacatttttttacattgtataaacattttttgtgtgtaaacaTTGATCATTTCTTTCAAATTCATGATTAACCTTTGtttaaacatattttttatgtcaacgTTTTTTCATACAAATCCTACATTCTACTTATACACCAGGAACAATTTTTATTTAATATTTCAGAAATACATAATTAACATTTCTCATATACATGATTAAACatttttttcaatatattatttttatgcctactttttcatacacattgcacatttttttaatacatcaGGAAATTTTATATATACACGTCtatcatttttcaaatacacgatTAACATTTTTCATATCTATGTATTGATGTCTACTTTCTTCATACACATTATACAATTTTTATATACATTAAAAATATTTTTCTATACACGTTTAATATTTTACAGTGCACAATTAACATTTTTAAATTTTGTattaaaacataaagtaaaaaaacaaaagcAAAACTATAAAATGAAAAATGAGAAATGAGAAAAGAGGGCGCTAAAGGCCTGTTGTCCGTGCAGGGCCGGCCCATTTTGGCGGCTGCTTGAGGCAAGACATGCTATTGTCTTACATAAAGCGAGATATAGTCATGCGTGCCAAAGTACCCAGATGAAGCTTCGGAAGAGATCGAGACAAGAAGCCAAGGGCCCACACGGCCGCCCCGCGTGCCCTAGGGAAGGGTGAGCCACCTGGACATGTGTGCCCCCTTACACTGCCTTGACCTGATTCCACCGCCATAATTCTCTATAAACATCAAAACCCTTCGCCATATTTTCTGAAGAATTTTATCGCCGCCGTAAGCTCCTGTTCCACGAAGATCCCATCTGTTGGCTGAGACGGGTATGGACGGTGGACACACGGCATGGCGGTGGAGATCCCGCCAGCGGCAGTTGTAGGATGGTGGCAGGTGCGATGGTCGAAAATTTCAGCGTGACAGTTGGGCTCCGCATGGCTTCGGTCTATTTTGCAGCAGCCCTGTGGTCATCGCATATTTGTTGCACGTGCGGGCAAAAATATGGAAGTGCTCCCAAATACTCTGTAGTATCAGCCGCTGGAGCTGTATTTTTTGGTCCAAATATCTTAAAAGTTAGTTTTTTGGATAGTTGCCCTATATTAAATCATCTGTTGAAAATGCTCTTACATAATTTATTACAAATCCTCCTTAAAGCCAACTATACAGGCTTTCGCTATCGCCATGTAATGTAATAAGCAAttcaaacaattcaaaaaaaatagtAGAGGTCTCTGATACACAGTTGGTGACAAATGAGCTACTTAGTAATTACTTTTTTGAGCAACCTAAAAGTTGCTTTTGGGCGGGGGTAGGATCCAGGAGTTGCCGTAGACGAAGTGCGAGCCGGTGAAGGGCCTCGCCTGCGCGTCGTCGAGCACCCGCGCCCACCCGATCCTCTCGTTGGACATGGCCCCGGGCCCGCTGCACTTGTACTCCCCGTAGAATACACCACCCTTCCTGCAGCAACCATCATCACCAGCCGGCCCGCCAGTTAAAATTTGTGCGATGTGAAATGGTGAGGCCAAATTAAGTGAGAGGTAACACGTGCTATAGTTACCGATCTGGCTTCTCGACCTTCCATTTGTCCCAGCCGACGGGCACCACCTCCTTGCTCATGTCCGTGAAGGAGTAGACCACCCGCGACGAGTCCCCCCATGCCCTTCCGAGGTAGATCTGGCCCAGTCCGAAGATCTTGCACCGCACGAACGAGAACCCGCTCTCGATGGCGTCCTTATCGTCAATGCCCTTGCTCCGCTGCTGCGCCGTCAGCACTGCTATCTCCGTCGTCACCGACATGATCGTGCAGTCCTGCACGCATGCGCGTGGGTGTCACCATAAAATGCATCAAATATCATTGCCTACCTCACTTAGGACATGTGTGAATGTAGATGTTTGTTTGGTTAATTACCGTGTAGAGGGACCTCCCGAAGCCAAAGATAAAGTCGACGCTCCCTCGGATGATGCAATTCTTAAAGTAGTGGAGGCCCTTGTGGTCGTAGAGCGTGTCCTGCCCGCCGTCAATGGTGCAGTTGTAGAAGGCGGCCTTGGTGCCGAACAACCGCAGCGCCACCGCTTGCCCGCCCTCTTGACCCGCCTTTGCCAATGGTGCGTGGTTCTGCCATGAAGAGCAGGCCGCTTAAAGAAAAATCTCATAATTTCATAATGTTTACATGTTATTCACATAAATGTTTCAAAAAAATAGACAAAtacataaatgttccaaatataGCGGCCAATTAGCTTTAAAAAAATATAGCGGCCAATTTCATTTTTTTTAGAATAACCTGCCAAGCTTTATTCCAAGATAATATTCATCGGTACAATGGTCGGGTTATGAGGCATACCCAGCCATACATGTCTACCCCGATCTAAATTACAAGCAAACTTGGTAAGTTTGTGAGCCTCAAAATTATGGTTTCTACGCTCATGAATAAAAGAGCTAAACTGAAAACTCGACTGCCGACCTATGATTTCATGTACTATAGCTGCATGGGGACCCCCCGTTCCTCTGTTTATGTCGTTGATCACCTCCTGACAGTCCGATGCAATGACGAATTTCTGAAGATTGAGGTCTTTTGCGAGTGCCAAAGCTTCTCTGCAGGCGTATGTCTCTAACATAACCGGATCAAGAACACCTGGGAAGGCCACCGATGATGATCCCAAGTAGGCACCACGATGGTCTCTGCATACTGCAGCCACAGTTCCTCCTCCTCTCTGCCGAGCTACTGCTCCATCGGCATNNNNNNNNNNNNNNNNNNNNNNNNNNNNNNNNNNNNNNNNNNNNNNNNNNNNNNNNNNNNNNNNNNNNNNNNNNNNNNNNNNNNNNNNNNNNNNNNNNNNNNNNNNNNNNNNNNNNNNNNNNNNNNNNNNNNNNNNNNNNNNNNNNNNNNNNNNNNNNNNNNNNNNNNNNNNNNNNNNNNNNNNNNNNNNNNNNNNNNNNNNNNNNNNNNNNNNNNNNNNNNNNNNNNNNNGTAGCCATCTTTCTTCTTGGCGCTGCGGTGCTACACTTGGAACCGTAGATTGAGTTCTAGGTCGCTGTAGCTGCTTCAGCTCAAGAATATACGCCTCAACAAAAGATATTGTTTGCATCGGGCTTTGAAAGATCGCCTCATGTATGGCTTTTCGACGAGCATACCATACTGCACATAATGTGATTACCATCTTTGTGAACTGCTCATGATCCATGGATTCATTAAGCTCAAACATCCAATTCTTGGCATTTGGTTCCTCATTCATTGACATGGCCGAGACCAGCTGATCATCCGAGAGGGCCCAAACACTGCGAGACATCGTACAAGAGATAAGTGCGTGCCTTCAAGAGTCTTGACAGCCGCATAGAGGACACGCATCCCGGACTGACATGTTCTGATTATGGAGCAGATCAGTAGTTGGGA encodes the following:
- the LOC123102558 gene encoding uncharacterized protein isoform X2, which produces MLMPFLAQTSQTTRPVASCFGLHRRHPPRNFGRYCRWWGTRSRSIHSPRSVFGPNNGAPSSDTVKKRKIVEHIILLRAKPNISDAEEKDMLDYLYTSQYQMRGILTVSLGRIEGPNSESFTHAVFMRFQQKEDIAKFQNSSYYFNVLDEHVKPVSYGLVSVDFESEVEDDIIPLFRRGEDFNYGVEFMLLISFLETASRESVEDALAHLQKLIIHYNSFIVQATSGCCLDHMDSLYSHAAVIRFPSIDDFKLFKESTEYKDMWTSKFHPVTERCLELHFVVDPVGNQLM
- the LOC123102558 gene encoding uncharacterized protein isoform X1; translated protein: MLMPFLAQTSQTTRPVASCFGLHRRHPPRNFGRYCRWWGTRSRSIHSPRSVFGPNNGAPSSDTVKKRKIVEHIILLRAKPNISDAEEKDMLDYLYTSQYQMRGILTVSLGRIEGPNSESFTHAVFMRFQQKEDIAKFQNSSYYFNVLDEHVKPVSYGLVSVDFESEVEDDIIPLFRRGEDFNYGVEFMLLISFLETASRESVEDALAHLQKLIIHYNSFIVQATSGCCLDHMDSLYSHAAVIRFPSTKLDDGDRRRGRLLQFSCFLQLTTSNYSRRARNTRICGHPNFIRLPRDVSSCISSLTPSATS
- the LOC123102558 gene encoding uncharacterized protein isoform X3, with the protein product MLMPFLAQTSQTTRPVASCFGLHRRHPPRNFGRYCRWWGTRSRSIHSPRSVFGPNNGAPSSDTVKKRKIVEHIILLRAKPNISDAEEKDMLDYLYTSQYQMRGILTVSLGRIEGPNSESFTHAVFMRFQQKEDIAKFQNSSYYFNVLDEHVKPVSYGLVSVDFESEVEDDIIPLFRRGEDFNYGVEFMLLISFLETASRESVEDALAHLQKLIIHYNSFIVQATSGCCLDHMDSLYSHAAVIRFPSNVDIQISSGYREMSRAAFRR
- the LOC123102557 gene encoding putative pectinesterase 63, translating into MQQGHNLPLGIAVLVLILASISPASSQNQQATFNIGGGGGAAKKPISGGGAGAGGGDGFDQFIAKNVEHFAVTEQIYASKAKASGGKVLDAELAAAEAATVRYVVSPDGKGNFKTITDAIKAVPEKNKKRTILDIKPGTYKEKLTIPMWKPFITFVGNPKNPPVITWDDTAGTRGKDGKPLGTLASATVAVEADYFVASGVVFKNHAPLAKAGQEGGQAVALRLFGTKAAFYNCTIDGGQDTLYDHKGLHYFKNCIIRGSVDFIFGFGRSLYTDCTIMSVTTEIAVLTAQQRSKGIDDKDAIESGFSFVRCKIFGLGQIYLGRAWGDSSRVVYSFTDMSKEVVPVGWDKWKVEKPDRKGGVFYGEYKCSGPGAMSNERIGWARVLDDAQARPFTGSHFVYGNSWILPPPKSNF